In Candidatus Delongbacteria bacterium, one genomic interval encodes:
- a CDS encoding SUMF1/EgtB/PvdO family nonheme iron enzyme translates to MTSPDSLGQHSLAQAAIPDPPDSQLPALTVRLSGSAVVLAPKGPLREPALVQVRRDGTLDFHTAGRLVPGNELELDDLRFSNDLHFRLAAPVDGIACRFGPEVVFVPQWPAPAVILSCQDSDDGIELSLQSNELPSSGTGLALIQLQPQNREIQVALLSGQTQQLLLPPATRRIRVRTATRALGHLGDWQDQVERDVPLHLPPYLQDLARIQAAIQPTLEKTVEAGLTVSPVPARLALEVCWDPTAMPEGFRLERRIAGSGAFQTLMIPDGSHCLADTDLSLETDYEYRLIHVGQGQRTLSEMVSAAVSLPRLDSLQVVVLDDQRVQLCWQARNDVDHYELEELRTTLDPATGLAADAHAGFRLLASPTGTDSSWQVEGLLSTQRVRWRLSPVVDGRRGVPAVSADVRTEFPRPRYAGVDDQFPGGRVDIHYAMVPDQPKRVTGVILERKELDCWRTVQELRDLTQPVFTDTLDADGKGSVYRLISYNEVNRLVSEEFLVSPQSTLETPRILGARLLDLSRVQLLWRLPSRLDVLSGYRIERCSGDETEFRELAVVAREDSIWVDSLVTPGLELWYRMSSLSGTRLSAVTRTLHYSVPIPDQRMLLITGGIGWRGANGPGVLPDEGPARQVRITSFELGEREVSNEEYQIFCESTGHPLPPDPELAGNQDAMKRWPRAAVVNVSWYDAVSYCNWLSQIAGLEPAYTQEGKPLPDSQGYRLPTEAEFEYAVRGPGSVLNEVEEFCALAEVNLYSVEDGTTGIDLYGSDHWAQNAQGAQHLLGNVWEWVQDWYHPEYYLLSANWIDPRGPSTGVEKLRKGGAFDLIPEACRVSERMASRPAVRLADTGFRVARTSPPSSLSIAAGTDAP, encoded by the coding sequence ATGACCAGTCCGGACAGTCTGGGGCAGCACTCGCTGGCTCAGGCAGCCATACCTGATCCTCCCGATAGCCAGTTGCCTGCGCTCACAGTCCGCCTTTCGGGCAGCGCGGTGGTTCTGGCTCCCAAAGGGCCACTCAGGGAGCCCGCTCTGGTTCAGGTGCGAAGAGACGGAACCCTCGACTTTCATACAGCAGGGCGACTGGTTCCAGGAAATGAACTTGAGTTGGACGACCTGCGGTTCAGCAACGATCTGCATTTTCGCCTCGCCGCGCCCGTTGATGGCATCGCCTGTCGTTTCGGACCAGAAGTTGTCTTTGTACCACAGTGGCCCGCACCGGCCGTGATCCTGTCCTGCCAGGACAGCGACGATGGCATCGAATTGAGTCTGCAGTCAAACGAACTGCCCAGTTCCGGTACGGGACTGGCCCTGATTCAACTGCAACCTCAGAATCGGGAGATTCAGGTGGCGCTGCTGTCCGGGCAGACCCAGCAACTGCTGCTGCCACCGGCCACCCGACGCATCCGTGTGCGAACGGCCACTCGTGCACTGGGTCATCTGGGCGACTGGCAGGATCAGGTCGAACGGGATGTCCCACTGCACCTGCCACCGTATCTGCAGGATCTGGCCCGTATCCAGGCCGCCATTCAACCCACGCTGGAAAAGACCGTCGAAGCCGGGCTGACCGTGTCACCTGTTCCGGCCCGTCTGGCACTCGAAGTCTGCTGGGATCCGACGGCGATGCCGGAAGGCTTCCGACTGGAACGCCGGATTGCAGGAAGTGGTGCATTCCAGACTCTCATGATTCCTGATGGTTCGCACTGCCTTGCGGACACGGATCTGAGTCTGGAAACGGACTATGAATATCGTCTGATCCATGTGGGGCAGGGCCAGCGTACACTTTCAGAAATGGTGAGTGCCGCGGTAAGTTTGCCACGCCTGGACTCCCTACAGGTGGTGGTTCTGGATGACCAGCGAGTTCAGTTGTGCTGGCAGGCCCGCAACGATGTGGATCACTACGAGCTGGAGGAACTGCGCACTACTCTGGATCCAGCCACGGGTCTGGCCGCGGATGCACATGCCGGGTTCCGGCTGCTCGCCAGTCCGACTGGAACGGACAGCAGCTGGCAGGTGGAAGGTCTGCTCTCGACACAACGTGTGCGTTGGCGCTTGAGCCCTGTGGTGGACGGCAGACGCGGTGTGCCAGCGGTTTCGGCGGATGTGCGTACCGAGTTTCCCAGACCGCGCTACGCTGGCGTGGATGACCAGTTTCCCGGTGGTCGAGTCGACATCCACTATGCCATGGTGCCGGACCAGCCGAAACGGGTCACGGGTGTGATCCTGGAACGCAAGGAGCTGGATTGCTGGCGAACGGTGCAGGAACTGCGCGATCTGACGCAGCCTGTGTTCACCGACACCCTGGACGCAGATGGCAAGGGGTCCGTATACAGACTGATCAGCTACAATGAGGTCAACCGGCTGGTTTCGGAAGAATTTCTCGTCTCGCCGCAAAGTACTCTGGAAACGCCGCGCATTCTGGGTGCTCGCTTGCTGGATCTGTCACGTGTGCAACTGCTCTGGCGCCTGCCTTCCCGACTGGATGTTCTGTCCGGATACCGGATCGAGAGATGCAGTGGCGATGAAACGGAATTCCGTGAGTTGGCGGTGGTTGCCCGGGAAGACAGCATCTGGGTGGATTCTTTGGTAACCCCCGGTCTGGAATTGTGGTATCGGATGTCCAGTCTCTCGGGAACACGACTCTCCGCCGTGACTCGCACACTGCACTACAGCGTGCCCATCCCCGATCAGAGGATGTTGCTGATCACCGGGGGTATTGGATGGCGGGGTGCGAATGGTCCGGGTGTTCTACCTGACGAAGGGCCGGCTCGCCAGGTACGGATCACGTCGTTCGAACTGGGAGAACGGGAAGTGAGCAATGAGGAGTACCAGATTTTCTGCGAAAGCACGGGGCATCCATTGCCGCCCGATCCGGAACTGGCGGGCAATCAGGATGCCATGAAGCGCTGGCCCCGCGCAGCCGTGGTCAATGTGAGCTGGTACGATGCGGTGAGCTATTGCAATTGGCTCAGCCAGATTGCCGGGCTGGAACCTGCCTACACACAAGAAGGAAAACCCCTGCCGGATAGCCAGGGCTATCGACTTCCCACAGAGGCGGAATTCGAGTACGCGGTGCGTGGGCCAGGTTCCGTGCTCAATGAAGTGGAGGAGTTCTGTGCTCTGGCCGAAGTCAACCTCTACAGCGTGGAAGACGGGACCACCGGTATCGACCTGTACGGAAGCGACCATTGGGCGCAGAACGCCCAGGGTGCGCAGCATCTGCTGGGTAACGTCTGGGAATGGGTACAGGACTGGTATCACCCCGAGTACTACCTGTTGTCAGCAAACTGGATTGACCCCCGCGGTCCAAGCACTGGTGTGGAAAAACTGCGGAAAGGGGGCGCATTCGATCTGATTCCCGAAGCATGCCGTGTGAGCGAGCGCATGGCCAGTCGCCCCGCCGTGCGTCTGGCTGATACTGGCTTCCGTGTCGCACGGACCAGCCCCCCGAGCTCTTTGTCCATCGCCGCCGGCACGGATGCTCCCTGA
- a CDS encoding TetR/AcrR family transcriptional regulator: MSSSLPGPQDIPELALPESISTPQPETPAGQLFAAARQAFIELGFEGATTRQIAERAGMNPALIHYYFGTKEKLYRRVLATELLQLLRFQVAERVGVLPIEEVLVTFPTRMLDWLRHHPDTARLIRRELGSGGERARSLVQELGGHGPLGLSQHLKGLVTTGIEQGRVRPLNFEALLASLLGLAWGMVLIEPILELILELDLRDEDCWQRQRETLETLLSRGLKQGDTR, from the coding sequence ATGAGTTCATCGCTGCCCGGTCCACAGGACATACCTGAGTTGGCACTGCCGGAGTCTATCAGCACACCCCAGCCGGAAACTCCGGCCGGGCAACTGTTTGCGGCGGCCCGTCAGGCGTTCATTGAACTGGGATTCGAAGGCGCGACCACCAGGCAGATTGCCGAACGAGCCGGCATGAATCCGGCGCTGATCCACTATTACTTCGGCACCAAGGAGAAGCTCTACCGGCGTGTGCTGGCCACGGAGCTGCTGCAGCTGCTGCGCTTCCAGGTGGCCGAGCGGGTGGGTGTTCTGCCCATCGAGGAGGTGCTGGTCACCTTTCCCACGCGCATGCTGGACTGGTTGCGTCATCATCCGGACACGGCCCGGCTGATCCGGCGCGAACTGGGCTCCGGAGGAGAACGGGCGCGCAGCCTGGTGCAGGAGCTGGGCGGACACGGTCCGCTGGGGCTGAGTCAGCATCTCAAGGGACTGGTCACAACGGGCATCGAGCAGGGGCGCGTGCGCCCACTGAACTTCGAAGCCCTGCTGGCCAGCCTGCTGGGACTGGCCTGGGGCATGGTACTGATCGAACCGATCCTGGAGCTGATTCTGGAGCTGGACCTGCGCGACGAAGACTGCTGGCAGCGCCAGCGTGAGACACTGGAAACCCTGCTCTCACGGGGTCTGAAGCAAGGAGACACACGATGA
- a CDS encoding TolC family protein: MTARFCYGHALWLLLLLAGTPGTAAAADTAALPDSLGLSGLIERALPEALRLQATRAALDGGRAARELARVQRLPGLGLDASAGWVSQVQEISLPGKTIQFGDGSSADLALGTSWTLYAGGTLKAGEAAAEAELQARGHDLASDSLGLLGELRGVYIQGLTARVSVLTAQNSLSRLERHLEDVRGARRAGLAGAEEELAVAGRVQQARQELLQRQGELEQLAFELGRLCGTPEHPIHPAGSLDASLLESRAIPESLPSERALAARQQGAEARVRQATGAARPRVEARAGWHLGRPGVDPIRNDWMTYGTAGLSLHWPLLDHGRVRQQAAINRADALRLQRSREELARQTSARRIQANTLLESAQQVHEAAAARTRIETERLALVEQRWTQGLSSQQTWLDASDDLVLAQQQQALAAARVRLAEVRLLAARGQ; the protein is encoded by the coding sequence ATGACGGCCCGCTTCTGCTACGGCCATGCGCTCTGGCTGCTTCTGTTGCTGGCCGGAACACCCGGGACCGCGGCGGCGGCGGATACGGCTGCCCTCCCCGATTCACTGGGGCTGTCCGGCCTGATCGAGCGTGCCCTGCCCGAGGCCCTGCGCCTCCAGGCCACACGGGCCGCGCTTGACGGCGGGCGCGCAGCACGGGAGCTGGCGCGCGTGCAGCGGCTGCCCGGTCTGGGGCTGGATGCCAGCGCGGGCTGGGTCAGTCAGGTCCAGGAGATCAGCCTGCCCGGCAAGACCATCCAGTTCGGCGACGGCAGCAGCGCCGATCTGGCCCTGGGCACCTCGTGGACACTCTACGCCGGTGGCACACTCAAGGCGGGAGAAGCGGCGGCCGAAGCCGAGCTGCAGGCCCGCGGACACGACCTGGCCTCGGACAGTCTGGGGCTGCTCGGCGAACTGCGCGGCGTCTACATCCAGGGCCTGACGGCCAGGGTGAGCGTGTTGACCGCGCAGAACAGCCTCAGCCGCCTGGAACGTCATCTCGAAGACGTGCGTGGCGCGCGCCGGGCCGGGCTGGCCGGAGCCGAGGAAGAACTGGCCGTGGCGGGTCGCGTGCAGCAGGCCCGCCAGGAACTGCTGCAGCGCCAGGGAGAACTGGAGCAACTGGCATTCGAACTGGGGCGCCTGTGTGGCACGCCCGAGCACCCGATTCACCCTGCGGGATCCCTGGATGCAAGCCTGCTCGAGTCGCGCGCGATTCCGGAGAGCCTGCCGTCCGAACGGGCCCTGGCCGCACGTCAGCAGGGAGCCGAGGCGCGCGTGCGCCAGGCCACGGGGGCGGCGCGTCCCCGGGTGGAAGCCCGCGCGGGCTGGCATCTGGGGCGGCCCGGGGTGGACCCGATCCGCAATGACTGGATGACTTACGGCACGGCCGGGCTGAGCCTGCACTGGCCGCTGCTGGATCACGGGCGCGTGCGCCAGCAGGCGGCGATCAACCGGGCCGACGCCCTGCGCCTGCAGCGCTCACGCGAGGAGCTGGCCCGCCAGACCAGCGCGCGCCGCATTCAGGCGAACACCTTGCTCGAGAGCGCGCAGCAGGTGCACGAGGCGGCCGCCGCACGCACACGCATCGAAACGGAACGTCTGGCGCTGGTGGAACAGCGCTGGACACAAGGACTGAGCAGTCAGCAGACCTGGCTGGACGCCAGCGACGACCTGGTGCTGGCCCAGCAACAGCAAGCCCTGGCCGCGGCCCGGGTACGCCTGGCGGAAGTGCGGCTGCTGGCCGCCCGGGGACAGTAA
- a CDS encoding efflux RND transporter periplasmic adaptor subunit, producing the protein MQTLRRITVLPFAWLALAGCSGGHGPAAPSGTLEATEIRLAPALAGRVLQVRVAEGETMAAGDTLLVLDGDLLRLQRAQTASGLAGLDARLKRAGDAVRQAELSLELAQRTLARLEELEAQGSTTAQQLDDARNARDRARLSHTAAGHDREALRAERESLLAALATQDRQLQDLVLRAPGPGTLIERYAEPGEWIAPGLPAGLLADLSTLELRFFLDETEMGLVAPGQAVSISVDAFPDETLQGRVSWISSRAEFTPKNVQTRQARSQLVYAVKATLDNPDGRLQIGMPAQVLLDARP; encoded by the coding sequence ATGCAGACCCTGCGACGGATCACGGTGCTACCTTTCGCGTGGCTGGCCCTGGCGGGTTGTTCGGGCGGGCACGGACCGGCAGCCCCTTCGGGAACCCTGGAAGCCACCGAGATCCGCCTCGCTCCGGCACTGGCCGGTCGTGTGCTGCAGGTGCGGGTGGCCGAGGGCGAAACCATGGCCGCCGGCGACACCCTGCTGGTACTGGATGGCGACCTGCTGCGTCTGCAGCGGGCCCAGACCGCCTCGGGACTGGCGGGGCTGGACGCGCGCCTGAAGCGCGCCGGGGATGCCGTGCGCCAGGCGGAACTCAGCCTGGAACTGGCCCAACGCACGCTGGCGCGTCTGGAGGAGTTGGAAGCCCAGGGCAGCACGACCGCCCAGCAGCTGGACGACGCCCGCAACGCGCGCGATCGGGCCAGGCTGTCGCACACGGCCGCCGGACACGACCGTGAGGCACTCAGGGCCGAGCGCGAAAGCCTGCTGGCCGCCCTGGCCACCCAGGATCGTCAGCTGCAGGATCTGGTGCTGCGGGCACCCGGGCCCGGCACTCTGATCGAACGCTATGCGGAACCCGGTGAGTGGATTGCCCCCGGGCTGCCCGCGGGCCTGCTGGCCGACCTGAGCACGCTGGAGCTGCGTTTTTTCCTCGATGAAACCGAGATGGGACTTGTCGCCCCCGGGCAGGCTGTGTCGATTTCCGTGGACGCCTTTCCCGACGAGACACTTCAGGGACGCGTGAGCTGGATTTCCTCGCGTGCTGAATTCACCCCCAAGAATGTCCAGACCCGCCAGGCGCGCAGCCAGTTGGTGTACGCCGTCAAGGCCACCCTGGACAACCCTGATGGCCGCCTGCAGATCGGCATGCCGGCCCAGGTGCTGCTGGACGCCCGCCCGTGA
- a CDS encoding ABC transporter ATP-binding protein, with the protein MSQPALELERLARSWDGVPALHELSLSLQPGRTIGLIGPDGAGKTTALRIACGLLAADGGHARVFGFDSTTQTDRIRDLLGYMPQRFSLYPDLSVDENLRFFAELHGLPRELRLQRREKLLAFSRLEPFVTRRAGALSGGMKQKLALACTLIHEPRLLLLDEPTTGVDPVSRLEFWALLKSLAEEGMALCVSTPYMDEAERLDEVLLLHRGRVLSRGTPADVAAAFPGKILAARGTGLLDWKVRLEALPGVEVWRFGDELHLVYREAAQERAIRTLLDGSGLELHTGEPDIEHTFFALVEASEEESA; encoded by the coding sequence GTGAGCCAGCCCGCCCTGGAACTGGAGCGCCTCGCGCGCAGCTGGGACGGTGTGCCTGCCCTGCACGAGCTCAGCCTGAGCCTGCAGCCCGGCCGCACCATCGGTCTGATCGGTCCCGATGGAGCCGGCAAGACCACCGCCCTGCGCATCGCCTGTGGCCTGCTGGCCGCCGACGGGGGACACGCGCGTGTGTTCGGTTTCGACAGCACCACCCAGACCGACCGGATTCGCGATCTGCTGGGTTACATGCCCCAGCGCTTCAGCCTCTATCCCGACCTGAGCGTGGACGAGAACCTGCGCTTCTTCGCCGAGCTGCACGGTCTGCCGCGCGAGCTGCGCCTGCAGCGCCGTGAGAAACTGCTGGCCTTCAGCCGCCTGGAACCCTTTGTCACACGTCGCGCCGGCGCACTCTCCGGCGGGATGAAACAGAAGCTGGCGCTGGCCTGCACCCTGATTCACGAGCCGCGCCTGCTGCTGCTGGACGAACCCACCACGGGCGTGGACCCGGTGAGCCGACTGGAATTCTGGGCCCTGCTCAAGTCGCTGGCCGAGGAGGGCATGGCGCTGTGTGTCAGCACGCCCTACATGGATGAGGCCGAACGGCTGGACGAGGTGCTGCTGCTGCACCGGGGACGCGTGCTCAGTCGCGGCACCCCCGCCGATGTGGCCGCAGCCTTTCCCGGAAAGATCCTCGCGGCGCGCGGAACTGGCCTGCTGGACTGGAAAGTGCGCCTGGAAGCCCTGCCAGGAGTGGAGGTCTGGCGCTTTGGCGATGAGTTGCATCTGGTGTACAGGGAGGCCGCACAGGAGCGCGCGATCCGCACTCTGCTGGACGGCAGCGGTCTTGAACTGCACACGGGCGAACCGGACATCGAGCACACCTTCTTCGCCCTGGTGGAAGCCAGTGAGGAGGAGTCCGCATGA
- a CDS encoding ABC transporter ATP-binding protein — translation MSAPLTQTPEFSVRAQGLTRHFGSFTAVDHIDLDVTPGEIFGFLGANGAGKTTAIRMFCGLLAPSEGEAWVDGLPLSVSAEQIKRRIGYMSQRFSLYDDLDVAENIQFFGGIYGLSGETIRERSAELLPRLGLEGMEDRRTGSLPLGYKQRLALGVATLHHPKIVFLDEPTGGVDPVARRRFWDLMYEIAAGGTTVFVTTHYMDEAEYCERLSIMVAGRIVALGQPSALKKEWQARTMEDVFLKVVQR, via the coding sequence ATGAGCGCCCCCCTCACGCAGACCCCGGAGTTTTCGGTGCGCGCCCAAGGGCTGACCCGTCATTTCGGCTCCTTCACGGCCGTGGATCACATCGATCTGGACGTGACACCCGGCGAGATCTTTGGCTTTCTGGGCGCCAATGGCGCGGGCAAGACCACCGCGATCCGCATGTTCTGCGGCCTGCTGGCCCCCAGCGAGGGCGAGGCCTGGGTCGACGGTCTGCCGCTGAGCGTGAGTGCCGAGCAGATCAAGCGCCGCATCGGCTACATGAGCCAGCGCTTCAGCCTGTACGACGACCTGGACGTGGCCGAGAACATCCAGTTCTTCGGGGGAATCTACGGGCTTTCCGGTGAGACGATTCGTGAACGCAGCGCCGAGTTGCTGCCCCGGCTGGGTCTGGAAGGCATGGAGGACCGGCGCACGGGCAGCCTGCCCCTGGGCTACAAACAGCGCCTGGCCCTGGGAGTGGCCACCCTGCATCACCCGAAAATCGTCTTCCTGGACGAGCCGACCGGAGGTGTCGACCCGGTGGCCCGCCGCCGTTTCTGGGACCTGATGTACGAGATCGCCGCGGGCGGCACCACCGTGTTCGTGACCACCCATTACATGGACGAGGCCGAATACTGCGAGCGCCTCTCGATCATGGTGGCTGGCAGGATCGTGGCCCTCGGCCAGCCCTCGGCGCTGAAGAAGGAATGGCAGGCGCGCACCATGGAGGATGTTTTCCTCAAGGTGGTGCAGCGGTGA
- a CDS encoding ABC transporter permease — protein sequence MRIILAIAAKEFLHILRDPRSLTVALLMPLMMVLLYGYAIDMELRHLPVAVLDLDQSTSSRALIRDITSSDFIREAGRLSSREEIEPGFHRQQFLAALVIPRGHARALAHGEDAPVQLVVDGADAATASAVYNYLQQALQLHNLGRLESQGLRPAASIQPAPVFRFNPQRVSAWFIVPGLAAIVLIMICALLTSIAIVREKETGTLEQVLTTPMTPLQLILGKLQPYLLIGILDTVMIFAVGRFVFQVPMVGSWWALAGYTLLYLWVSLAIGLLISALTKTQQVAMLVALMVTLLPTLMLSGFIFSVSSMPLPLQVVSHAIPATWYLRIVRGVMLTGVNGWPREALVLLGMALGLTVLAMKRFSRRLA from the coding sequence GTGAGAATCATTCTGGCGATCGCGGCCAAGGAATTTCTGCACATCCTGCGTGATCCGCGCAGCCTGACCGTGGCCCTGCTGATGCCGCTGATGATGGTGCTGCTCTACGGTTACGCCATTGACATGGAACTGCGTCACCTGCCCGTGGCCGTGCTGGACCTGGACCAGAGCACATCCAGCCGGGCCCTGATCCGCGACATCACCTCCAGCGACTTCATTCGCGAGGCGGGGCGGCTGTCCTCTCGCGAGGAGATCGAGCCGGGATTCCATCGTCAGCAATTCCTGGCCGCGCTGGTGATTCCCCGCGGACACGCGCGCGCCCTGGCCCACGGAGAAGACGCACCCGTGCAACTGGTGGTGGACGGCGCGGATGCCGCCACGGCCAGCGCCGTCTACAATTATCTGCAACAGGCCCTGCAACTGCACAATCTGGGGCGGCTGGAATCGCAGGGTCTCAGGCCCGCCGCCAGCATACAACCCGCGCCCGTGTTCCGCTTCAATCCGCAGCGGGTCAGCGCCTGGTTCATCGTGCCCGGGCTGGCCGCCATCGTGCTGATCATGATCTGTGCGCTGCTCACCAGCATCGCCATCGTGCGTGAAAAGGAAACCGGCACTCTGGAGCAGGTGCTGACCACGCCCATGACTCCGCTCCAGCTGATTCTGGGCAAGCTGCAGCCCTACCTGCTGATCGGGATTCTCGATACGGTGATGATCTTCGCCGTGGGGCGCTTCGTGTTCCAGGTGCCCATGGTGGGCTCCTGGTGGGCGCTGGCCGGCTACACCCTGCTCTATCTCTGGGTCTCGCTGGCGATCGGGCTGCTGATTTCGGCGCTCACGAAGACCCAGCAGGTGGCCATGCTGGTGGCTCTGATGGTGACCCTGCTGCCCACCCTGATGCTCTCGGGATTCATCTTTTCGGTGTCCAGCATGCCGCTGCCTCTGCAGGTGGTGAGCCACGCGATTCCGGCCACCTGGTATCTCCGGATCGTGCGCGGAGTGATGCTCACCGGAGTCAACGGCTGGCCGCGTGAGGCGCTCGTGCTGCTGGGCATGGCGCTGGGACTGACGGTGCTGGCGATGAAGCGCTTCTCGCGCAGACTGGCTTAG
- a CDS encoding ABC transporter permease codes for MGPVSRLVQKEFRQIFRDPVMLRLIILMPLVQLFVLGNALSTDLKGVRVSVLNQDPGPASRQLEEALLVCDTFVPGPQVHTPQQLDSLLIHGHTDLALWIPTDWRSRLARGESVPPGLFLDGRNSSQAGQAAGQALQILGTPRLHPVPASAGTRSPGRVVLRERTLYNPELVSKYNMVPGIVVVLITVISAMLTGMTVVREKELGTLEQLLVSPLTAGQLVLGKTLPLAILAYGELILATTIAVIGFQLPLAGSIPLLALAVALYLLVTIGGGLLASTVSQTQQQAVFTVWFFLIFAILLSGFFFPVANMPDTLRWLTLLNPMRYIIEIVRGIFLKASDLSDLWPQMAALAGLGSLSFSLALWRFRKRLD; via the coding sequence ATGGGACCTGTTTCACGCCTGGTACAGAAGGAGTTTCGCCAGATCTTTCGCGATCCGGTGATGTTGCGCCTGATCATCCTGATGCCGCTGGTGCAGCTCTTCGTGCTGGGCAACGCGCTCAGCACCGATCTCAAGGGGGTGAGGGTCAGCGTGCTCAACCAGGACCCCGGCCCCGCCAGCCGCCAGCTCGAGGAGGCGCTGCTGGTCTGTGACACCTTCGTGCCCGGGCCGCAGGTCCATACTCCCCAACAGCTGGATTCCCTGCTGATCCACGGTCACACCGATCTGGCGCTCTGGATTCCCACCGACTGGCGCTCGCGGCTGGCCCGCGGCGAGAGCGTCCCACCGGGACTCTTCCTGGATGGCCGCAACTCCTCCCAGGCGGGACAGGCCGCCGGCCAGGCCCTGCAGATTCTGGGCACTCCCCGCCTCCACCCAGTGCCCGCAAGCGCCGGGACACGCTCCCCGGGCCGCGTGGTGCTGCGCGAGCGCACCCTGTACAATCCGGAACTGGTGAGCAAGTACAACATGGTGCCGGGCATCGTGGTGGTGCTGATCACCGTGATCTCAGCGATGCTCACCGGCATGACCGTGGTGCGCGAGAAGGAGCTGGGCACGCTCGAGCAATTGCTGGTGAGCCCGCTGACCGCCGGCCAGCTGGTGCTGGGCAAGACCCTGCCGCTGGCGATCCTGGCCTACGGCGAGCTGATCCTGGCCACCACCATCGCCGTGATCGGTTTCCAGTTGCCATTGGCCGGTTCGATTCCCCTGCTGGCGCTGGCCGTGGCATTGTACCTGCTGGTCACCATCGGCGGCGGCCTGCTGGCCAGCACGGTCTCGCAGACCCAGCAGCAGGCGGTGTTCACCGTCTGGTTCTTCCTGATCTTCGCGATCCTGCTCAGTGGATTCTTCTTTCCGGTGGCCAACATGCCAGACACGCTGCGCTGGCTCACTCTGCTCAACCCGATGCGCTACATCATCGAAATCGTGCGCGGCATCTTCCTCAAGGCCTCCGACCTTTCCGATCTCTGGCCGCAGATGGCCGCTCTCGCCGGGCTGGGCTCGCTCTCCTTCAGCCTGGCTCTCTGGCGCTTCCGCAAGCGGCTGGACTGA
- a CDS encoding winged helix-turn-helix transcriptional regulator, with product MGNKGGVVQKSLLRERARVFKALAHPVRLRLVEELRGGPVCVCELAALFPIGLPAISKHLGLLREAGVVAVRKEGTRSIHSLVMPCMLESFACIDRLILERLDEQESLREQMSEQVMA from the coding sequence ATGGGAAACAAGGGAGGCGTCGTGCAGAAGTCATTGCTCAGGGAGCGGGCCCGGGTGTTCAAGGCCCTCGCGCATCCGGTGCGCTTGCGTCTGGTCGAGGAGCTGCGGGGCGGGCCGGTTTGCGTCTGTGAACTGGCGGCGCTGTTTCCAATTGGCTTGCCAGCCATTTCCAAGCATCTCGGTTTGCTGCGCGAGGCGGGTGTGGTCGCGGTACGGAAGGAGGGCACTCGCAGCATCCATTCCCTGGTGATGCCCTGCATGCTGGAGTCCTTCGCCTGCATCGACCGGCTGATTCTCGAGCGGTTGGATGAGCAGGAGTCCTTGCGCGAGCAGATGAGCGAACAGGTGATGGCGTGA